GCTCACAAGCTTCGCAGAACGCGCGCCAGCGTGGCGCAAGCAGATCCGCGAGCATGGCGTGAAGCCTTGGGCGGAAGCAACGATGAATGGCCGGCTCGGCAGTGGGCTGCCGGACGCGGCGGTTGCATGGTGGGTCGATCTGATGGCGAAGACCGCGCCATCGACGTTAGAAGGTTTTCTCCAGATGGTGCCGACCGTCGATGTCACGCCATGTCTCGATGCCATCCGGGCGCCGACCCTGGTCGTGACCACGACGGGCAGCCAGCTCGGCTCAGCCAACGAGGTCGAGCAATGGCAACGCAAAATCGCAGGATCGAAGCTCGAAATCCTGCCCGGCGATTCCTATCACGTCGCGGCGTCCGATCCGGACGCCTGCGCCACGCTGGTGGCTGCGTTTCTCGCGCAGCACCCGGCCTGAGGATTTATTCCGCCTTCGCACCCGATGCGCGGATCACCTCAGCCCATTTCTTGGATTCGGCCTGGAGAAATGTCCCATAGGCCGAACCAAAATATGTGCCTGGTTCGGCCCCGAGCTCCTGGAAGCGTTTGGCCACGTCCGGGGATTTCAGAGCCTTTGCGACTGCATCGGTGAGCTTGGCGAGGACGGGCGCGGGCGTCTTGGCCGGGGCAACCAGACCGAACCAGGCGGACGCCTCAAAGCCCGGCAGGCCTGCTTCAGCGACCGTCGGGACGTCCGGCAACGACCCGGCCCGTTTGCTGCCGGCGACTGCGATCGCGCGCACCTTGTTGCCCGCAACCTGCGGCAGCACGGCAGGCATGTTGTCGAACATCATCGGGATATGGCCGCCGAGCAGATCGTTCATTGCCGGCGCGGCGCCTTTATAGGCGACGTGGACGATGTCGATCTTGGCCATGCTCTTGAGCAATTCGCCGGCCAGATGATTGGTCGAGCCGACACCGGATGAGCCGAAATTCAGTTTACCGGGCTGCGTCTGGGCCAGTGCGATCAGATCCTTCACGCTGTTGGCCTTCACTTCGGGATGCACCATCAGCACGATCGGCACCGAAGCCACGAGAGCGACCGGCGCGAAATCCTTCGCCGGATCGAAGGGAAGCTTGCCGTAGAGGGCCGCATTGATGGTGAGCGGTCCGGGCGCGGTCAGAAGCAGCGAGTAGCCGTCGGGTTCACTGCCTGCGACCGCGACTGCACCGATATTGCCATTGGCGCCGGCGCGGTTCTCGACGATGAATTGCTGCTTGGTATCCTCCGACAGGCGCTGCGCGAGAATGCGCGCGATCACGTCGTTGGAACCACCGGCCGGATATGGCACGACGATCTTGACGGGGCGGTTGGGGTAATCCTGTGCCGGTGCGATGGTCGCGAATGGAAGGAGTAGCGCAAATCCCAGCGCCACGCGGCAGATCATGTGAAGCATTGTTTCATTCCCGTGAAAGTCGTGATGTCTGGCCAGGCGTCATTCAGAGCTTGCGGTCGCCAAGCCCCATTTTCGAATAGATGTCGTTGATGTGCTGCTTGACGCCTTCGGTCACAGTGTCGTCGGCAGCCGCCTTATCCCAGCCGACTTTCTTGCGCGCATATTCGGCAATCTCTTCGTCCTGCCCAGAGGTGGCGCCGCTGATCGCATAGGCGCCGATCATCTCATTGCCGTGGAAGACGGGATGCGAGCCGCCGGATGCCGCGATCTTGCCGTTGGAGAATACCGATGCATTGGCCATCAGTTGCGGATTGCGCTCCTTGAACCATTGCTGGATCACGAGGCCGTCCGGGAAACGGGGGCTCATCGAGCGGAAGGCGGCAACCGTATAGGCCTTGGCAATAGCGGTGTCGGGTGTGATGAAGCCGGCGTCGTCCATGCGCTCAAGCGCAATCAGGTTGCCCTCCGGCCCAACGACAGCCGTGGTCACCGCGACACCCATTTCCTTGGCTTTCTCGTCCACGGCATCGAAAAATGGACGGCAGTCTCTTGCCCGCAGTTTCATTCGTCGCTCCAATCTAGTTTGTTTTTTGCAAGCCGGAGGCTTTCACGACCTTCGCCCATTTCTCGGTCTCGCTGGCGATGGTTTTGCCCAGCTCTTCCGGCGTGCCGCCGATGATGTCCATGCCTTGTTTCGACAGCGCCTCGACAACCTCCGGCGACTTCAGCGCTTCGTTGGTGGCCTTCGATAATTTGTCGACGATGTCGCGCGGTGTGCCGGCCGGCGCGAGCAGGCCGAACCACAAACCGGTGTCGAAGCCGGCGAGGCCAGCTTCGTCCATGGTCGGCAATTGCGGTGCGACATTTGTCCGCTTCAGTTGCGTGGAGGCGATTGCGCGCAACGCGCCTTTCTCGACATGCTGAAGCACGGTTGGCGCCGGCGAGAACATCACCTGCACGCGATTGGCAAGGAGATCGGTCACCGCCTGGCCGCTGCCGGGATAGGGCACGTGAACGAGCTTCACTCCAGCCATCTGGTTGAACAATTCGCCGGAGAGGTGCGGCGAGGTGCCGACGCCGGAGGAGGCGAAGGACAGGGACGCGGGCTTCGACTTGGCGAGCGCGATCAGGTCATTCAGGTTCTTCACGCCTATGTCAGGATGCACGACCAGCAGGTTGGGCAGTACGACCAATGCTGTGACGGGCGCAAAGTCGCGAGCGAAGTCGAAGCGGGTCTGCGGTGCCAGTGTGGTGTTGATGGTGTTGGCGACCGTGCCGAGCAGCAGCGTGTAACCATCCTTCGGCGCCTGCGACACGAATTCGGTGGCGATATTGCTGCCAGCGCCGGGCTTGTTCTCGACCACGAATTGCTGCCCGAGGATCTGTCCGAGCTTCTGTGCAACCACACGGGCGGCAGTGTCGGCGGATGCGCCGGCGCCGAAACCGACAATGATGCGGACCGGGCGGGACGGATAAGTGTCCTGAGCGTTTGCTGGCGCCGCCATCGCAAACACCGCAACAATGGCCGCAATAATCCTGGCGTGAACAGGTGGCATTGGCGTTCCTCCAATCGGCCGTCTGATGCGGCCGTGTTGGCGACTGTCTTAACGCCTGCCGTGCAAAGTCCCAAGCGCGATGCGATATGAAGATACATAGCGCGATATGAAAAAGGCTGCGGGGAGCCGCAGCCTTTTTCGGAATCTTGCGTTGAATTGCGCCCGTTCGCGGGGCGGACGCTGGCTTGGTTCAGCGATGCTGAACGACGATCTTGGTGCCGACCGGGACCCGCTCATACAGATCCTCGATTTCGGAATTCACCAGCCGGAAGCAGCCCGACGACACTGAATGTCCGATCGTCTCTGGCGCATTGGTGCCGTGCACGCGATAGACTGTGGTGCCGATATACATGGCGCGCGCCCCCATGGGGTTGCCCGGGCCGCCGGCCATGAAGCGCGGCAGGTAGGGCTGGCGTGCGATCATTTCCGACGGAGGGGTCCAGTCCGGCCATTCGGCCTTGCGCGAGATGCGGTGGACGCCGCCCCACTGGAAGCCGTCGCGGCCGACGCCGACGCCGTAGCGGATGGCGCGGTTGTTGCCTTGGACGAGGTAGAGGAAGCGGTCATGCGTATTGACGATGATCGTGCCAGGTTCTTCATTGGTGCGATAGAACACGGCCTGACGGCGGTATTCATATGGCAACTCGAAACCCTTATTGGTGTCCACACCAGGAGGCGGTTCGTTTACGGTCGGCGCGTAGGCGCTAACTTGGGCCACTACGGCGACCGGCAGGGCGCACAACACAACCGCCCCGGCAATCGCCAGACTTCGCATCCAGTTCATTTTTAAAAACCCAGCTCCCCTTCGAAGCAATTCGCAGCGATCCTGACCGGAATATGCGGCAGGATTCAATACACGATTGCCTGAATAATTCGCGAGCCGTGATCGGCAGGGTGCAATATTACTTGCGAGGACACGACCGGCCTTGGCAGTGAGCCAAGGCCGGTGTCAGCAAAAAGGCAGAATCCGGGCGGCGTTATTGGGGGCCGGCACCGACGTAACCGGTAATTTTCCAGCTATTGCCGTCTTTAACGTAGCAGACTTGATCGTTGCCCAAAGGCGACAGCACGTCCGCGGAGATGTAACCGATCTTGCCGGACGGAGGCACGACCTTGACCAGCGGCACCTGGTTTTGCGCCGGCGGCTGGGTGTCCTGATCCGGCAGGATACGGATCAGGACCATGCCGATTTTCTCGGCGACCGGCGCATCGGGCTTGCCGGCGGAGCGTACTTCCACGCCGTCGCCGAGCGGATAGGCCCAATCTCCGGGATCGGTCTGGGTGGTCTTGGCCAGGTCTTCGAGCGCCTTCTCGTCGAATTCCGGATCGGCCGGTGCGCAGACGACGCCCTGCTTGCCGGGATAGGCCGATGCCGTCGGGTCCTGCGCATAAGCCTGCAGCATGTCCCAGCCGGCCGGCTGCTTGCCGGCAAGGCCGATGGCCGCGGTGAGATTGTCGATGCCGGATTTCTTCTTGTCGGCCTGATCGCCTTTTTCGCCGTCCCAGAAAAAGCCCTGCGTCACGACCATCTTGGCAAGACCCGCGCGATCCTTCTTGGCGGCCAATTCGCCCATCTGCTTGCGGAACGCGTCAAAGCTCGGATCGCTGAGCGGCGCCGGTAGCTTGATGGTGACCGGGGTGTACGGCTTGGCCGCAGCGACTGGCGGTGGCGCCGGCTGCTTGGCCGGCGGCTGCTGTTTCTGCTGGGCCTGCGCGGCGGTGCCGAGCAAAGCTGCAAAAGCAAAGGCGGTGGCAAGGGATATCGCGTGACGCATCTTGATCCTCCCGAAGACATGCGAGCCTAAAGCCTTGGGGACCGAAATGCGACGGATATGCGGCCGTCTGGACGATCATTTTCGCGTCAGTTCGGTAACGGCACTTCGCACGGCACACTTTTCAGACAACGCATTTCCTTTTTGTCGTGATAGGCAATCGTCACATTCAATTTGTTCGGAAGCAACATGACGTTCACATCGCCCCATCTCCTGCCAATTCTTCTTTTGCTTGGTTCCAACGTGTTCATGACGATAGCCTGGTACGGGCATCTGAAGTTCAAAGAACAACCTTTGCTCGTTGTTATCTTCGTGGCCTGGGGTATCGCATTCGTTGAATATTGCATGGCGGTGCCGGCCAACCGCTGGGGCAGCGCGGTCTATACGACGGCGCAGCTCAAGACGATTCAGGAGGTGATCACGCTGGTAGTGTTCGCCGGGTTCTCGGTGTTCTATCTGAATGAGCCGTTCACCTGGAATTACGCGCTCGGCTTTGCCTTTATCGCCCTTGGCGCGTTCTTCATTTTCCGGACATGGTGATCACATAAGCAGCGGGGGATCACTTGGCCGGCGTGACGCGTAGGATGCGTCCGGCGGAATTGTCGGTGACAAGATACAAGGCACCGTCGGGCCCGGTACGCACATCACGGATGCGCTCGCGCAACTCGCCAAGCAGGCGCTCTTCTTTCGTGACTTTCTCACCGTCGAGTTCGAGTCGAACGAGATTGCGGGTGCGAAGGCCGCCGATAAACGCATTGCCTTTCCAGCGCGGAAACAGATCGCCTGTATAGATCGTAAAGCCCGACGGCGCGATCACCGGCGTCCATTGCCGGATCGGCTGCTCCATACCCTCTTTGTGCGTGCTTTGGTGAATCTTGGCGCCACTATAGTCGATGCCATAGCCGATCACCGGCCAGCCGTAATTCTTGCCGGCGTTGGGAATATTGATCTCGTCGCCACCACGCGGGCCATGTTCGTGCATCCACAGCTTGCCGGTGACCGGATGCAACACGGCACCTTGGCTGTTGCGATGTCCATAGCTCCAGATTTCAGGTTTTGCGTCTTGCTTGCCAGCGAAGGGATTATCCTTCGGTACTGAGCCATCCGGCGCGATGCGTATGACCTTGCCGAGATGGTTGTCGAGCGTCTGCGCACTATTGCGCGAGCTGAAATGATCGCCGGTGGTGAGAAACAGATTGCCGTCGCGCGCTTGCACGATGCGGCAGCCGAAATGCAGGCCGTTCGACGGCGGACCTTCTTGTTGGAAGATGCGTCGCACATCGACGAGTTGCGGTTTTTCGCCGGCATCGAGCCTCGCGCGCGCCAGCGATGTTTGCGCGCCCCCGCTCACCGGATCGGAATAGCAGAAATAGATCGTGTTATTTTTTTCAAAGTCGCGGTCGAGGATGACATCGAGCAGGCCGCCCTGATTTTGCGCCACGACCTTCGGTACGCCTCCGACTGGAGGCGACAGCTTTCCGTCGCGCGTCGCGATGCGCATCCGGCCGGGCTTTTCGGTGATCAGCATGTGGCCATCGGGAAGGAAAGCGAGCGCCCATGGGTTCGATAATCCGCTGACGATTGTGTCGACCCGGACATCGCCGGTTTCGGTCTTGAAGGCCTGCTGCGCATGAGCCGGTAAGGCGGCCGCCAACAATAATGACCCGGCGATCCAATGCGCTTTCATGGTCCCTCATCTCCGATGCGTGCGGCTGAACGGTAGGCACGAAGAATGAGTTTCGAAAGGGCGCCGTAACGCCGCATGCGCATCATCACGCCATTGCGATCAAATGCTGCCGAACCGCGATCGCGTCAGCGGTGGATCAGGAGCAATGAGACAAGAGCAACATTCTTGGAGATCGGCGTGCCGGCACGCGCCATACCGAAGGTCACGGCGGTGACGGCGACCACAATGCAAATGACCAGTACGGCGGTCATCAGAAGATGCGCCAGCGCAATCTTGCGTGTCGTCAACGGCCGGGCGTTGCGATGAGGGTGATGGAATCCGATCCCGGCGACCCGATCCCTGGACATGACGGTCAGCTCCAACGCTGCGAATCAGCACTGATGGCACCATCGTATGGAATGCGGGCTCTGCTCCGGCTGGAACGCGGCGCAATGCGTCAGGTCTTGTGGCAATTTGGTGACAAAGCGTTAAAGCAGCTTGTCAGCCAGAGCGGTCTCACTCGGCGGCGATGTCCATCGATGCCGGCCCTTCGTCCATTGTAACATGGCCTGGCCTCGCCTCCAGGCGGGCGTGCCAATCGCGCAAGGCCGAAAACGGCCGCAGGTCGAATTCGCTTTGCTCGGCGAGATGCGTATACGAATAGAGCGCGACGTCGGCGATGGTGAAATTGTCGCCGGCAAAGTAGCGATGTTTGCCGATATGTTTGTCCAGCACGTTCAGCGACCGCGTGCCTTCTTCCATCCAGTCATCCAGCGCGTGGCGTTGTAGGTCGCGGCCGCCCTTGACGAGGCAGAGCCAGAAATAGGCCGCGCCGATACTCGGTACGATGGCGTGCTGCTCGAAAAACATCCATTGCAGGACGCGGGCATGATCAATCGGGCTTTCGCCGGCGAGAGGTGTACCCTCGGCCAGGAACCACAGGATGGCATTCGATTCGGCCAGATACCGGCCCGGTTCGATCTCCAGAAGCGGGATCTGACCGTTCGGATTCTTGGCCAGGAAATCCGGCGTATGGGTCTCGCCCTTGAGGACATCGATCTCGACCAGGTTATGCGGGATCTCGAGCTGCGCCAGTGCCAGCCGCACCTTGTAGCAATTGCCGGAGCGCTGCATCGAGTAGAG
The genomic region above belongs to Pseudorhodoplanes sinuspersici and contains:
- a CDS encoding alpha/beta fold hydrolase, producing MNFADIESGLKLAYRIDDHTDPWRPADTVLMVHGLAESGESWRAWVPHLSRHHRLLRPDLRGYGQSTPMPGDYQWRLDRLVQDLITLIDRLELERVHVVGAKIGGTIGLRLAAMHPDRVISLSAIGAPVSLTSFAERAPAWRKQIREHGVKPWAEATMNGRLGSGLPDAAVAWWVDLMAKTAPSTLEGFLQMVPTVDVTPCLDAIRAPTLVVTTTGSQLGSANEVEQWQRKIAGSKLEILPGDSYHVAASDPDACATLVAAFLAQHPA
- a CDS encoding DMT family protein, giving the protein MTFTSPHLLPILLLLGSNVFMTIAWYGHLKFKEQPLLVVIFVAWGIAFVEYCMAVPANRWGSAVYTTAQLKTIQEVITLVVFAGFSVFYLNEPFTWNYALGFAFIALGAFFIFRTW
- a CDS encoding glutathione S-transferase family protein; amino-acid sequence: MYTLYSMQRSGNCYKVRLALAQLEIPHNLVEIDVLKGETHTPDFLAKNPNGQIPLLEIEPGRYLAESNAILWFLAEGTPLAGESPIDHARVLQWMFFEQHAIVPSIGAAYFWLCLVKGGRDLQRHALDDWMEEGTRSLNVLDKHIGKHRYFAGDNFTIADVALYSYTHLAEQSEFDLRPFSALRDWHARLEARPGHVTMDEGPASMDIAAE
- a CDS encoding L,D-transpeptidase — translated: MNWMRSLAIAGAVVLCALPVAVVAQVSAYAPTVNEPPPGVDTNKGFELPYEYRRQAVFYRTNEEPGTIIVNTHDRFLYLVQGNNRAIRYGVGVGRDGFQWGGVHRISRKAEWPDWTPPSEMIARQPYLPRFMAGGPGNPMGARAMYIGTTVYRVHGTNAPETIGHSVSSGCFRLVNSEIEDLYERVPVGTKIVVQHR
- a CDS encoding Bug family tripartite tricarboxylate transporter substrate binding protein; this translates as MPPVHARIIAAIVAVFAMAAPANAQDTYPSRPVRIIVGFGAGASADTAARVVAQKLGQILGQQFVVENKPGAGSNIATEFVSQAPKDGYTLLLGTVANTINTTLAPQTRFDFARDFAPVTALVVLPNLLVVHPDIGVKNLNDLIALAKSKPASLSFASSGVGTSPHLSGELFNQMAGVKLVHVPYPGSGQAVTDLLANRVQVMFSPAPTVLQHVEKGALRAIASTQLKRTNVAPQLPTMDEAGLAGFDTGLWFGLLAPAGTPRDIVDKLSKATNEALKSPEVVEALSKQGMDIIGGTPEELGKTIASETEKWAKVVKASGLQKTN
- a CDS encoding Bug family tripartite tricarboxylate transporter substrate binding protein codes for the protein MLHMICRVALGFALLLPFATIAPAQDYPNRPVKIVVPYPAGGSNDVIARILAQRLSEDTKQQFIVENRAGANGNIGAVAVAGSEPDGYSLLLTAPGPLTINAALYGKLPFDPAKDFAPVALVASVPIVLMVHPEVKANSVKDLIALAQTQPGKLNFGSSGVGSTNHLAGELLKSMAKIDIVHVAYKGAAPAMNDLLGGHIPMMFDNMPAVLPQVAGNKVRAIAVAGSKRAGSLPDVPTVAEAGLPGFEASAWFGLVAPAKTPAPVLAKLTDAVAKALKSPDVAKRFQELGAEPGTYFGSAYGTFLQAESKKWAEVIRASGAKAE
- a CDS encoding GlcG/HbpS family heme-binding protein, whose product is MKLRARDCRPFFDAVDEKAKEMGVAVTTAVVGPEGNLIALERMDDAGFITPDTAIAKAYTVAAFRSMSPRFPDGLVIQQWFKERNPQLMANASVFSNGKIAASGGSHPVFHGNEMIGAYAISGATSGQDEEIAEYARKKVGWDKAAADDTVTEGVKQHINDIYSKMGLGDRKL
- a CDS encoding PQQ-dependent sugar dehydrogenase; the protein is MKAHWIAGSLLLAAALPAHAQQAFKTETGDVRVDTIVSGLSNPWALAFLPDGHMLITEKPGRMRIATRDGKLSPPVGGVPKVVAQNQGGLLDVILDRDFEKNNTIYFCYSDPVSGGAQTSLARARLDAGEKPQLVDVRRIFQQEGPPSNGLHFGCRIVQARDGNLFLTTGDHFSSRNSAQTLDNHLGKVIRIAPDGSVPKDNPFAGKQDAKPEIWSYGHRNSQGAVLHPVTGKLWMHEHGPRGGDEINIPNAGKNYGWPVIGYGIDYSGAKIHQSTHKEGMEQPIRQWTPVIAPSGFTIYTGDLFPRWKGNAFIGGLRTRNLVRLELDGEKVTKEERLLGELRERIRDVRTGPDGALYLVTDNSAGRILRVTPAK